The Arachis hypogaea cultivar Tifrunner chromosome 19, arahy.Tifrunner.gnm2.J5K5, whole genome shotgun sequence genome has a window encoding:
- the LOC140182221 gene encoding probable uridine nucleosidase 2, giving the protein MDVMLYKIFGDPDAADFVFISGVDILTLGINVTHQVVLTDSDREKLASSNGKFAQYLTKILDLYFSYHREAYNTDGVYLHDPTAFPAAIDHTLVTYMEGSVRVQTSGITWGLTILYNKQKRYCYAGLKFIFIYLQFDKREVLEQ; this is encoded by the exons atggatgttatgttaTATAAG ATATTTGGTGATCCAGATGCGGCAGATTTTGTGTTCATAAGTGGAGTGGATATACTAACATTAGGGATAAATGTTACCCACCAAGTTGTATTGACTG ATTCTGATCGAGAAAAGTTGGCAAGTTCAAATGGAAAATTCGCTCAATACTTGACCAAAATTCTCGATCTGTATTTCTCGTATCATCGTGAGGCCTACAACACCGACG GGGTTTACCTTCATGACCCCACAGCATTTCCTGCAGCTATTGATCATACTCTTGTAACCTACATGGAGGGTAGTGTTAGAGTTCAAACCAGTGGCATTACATGGGGTCTTACAATACTGTACAACAAACAAAAAAGGTACTGTTATGCTGGCTTGAAATTTATCTTCATTTATTTGCAGTTTGATAAAAGAGAAGTCTTGGAGCAATGA